TCGCAACGCGAAGCCTGCGACGAGCGGCGCGACCAGCGTGATCATGATGACGGCAAACAGCGCGCCGACGAAGGAGGAGGTGAAAGCGGCGGTCAGCGCTTCGCCGGGCTTGCCCTGCTGTGCCATCGGATAGCCGTCGAAGGTGGTCGCCACCGACCAGGGCTCGCCCGGTATGTTGAACAGGATCGAGGTGATGGCGCCGCCGAACAATGCGCCCCAATAGATGCAGGACAGCATGATGATCGCCGACGTCGGCGGCATGCTGAAGGTGAGGGGGAGGAGGATCGCGACGCCATTGGCGCCGCCTAACCCCGGCAGCACGCCGATGATGACCCCGAGCGTGATGCCGATGACCATCAGCATGATGTTGTAGGGCTGCAGGGCGACCGCGAAGCCGTGAAACAGATTGGCCAACTCTTCCATATCGATACGTCCTGCAACAGTAACGGAGATGACGGGTCGGTGTTTACAGACGAAGCTCTCTTACAGACCGAGCCAATCCTCGATCGGCCCCTTGGGCAGCGGGACCAGGAACCAGCGCTCGAAAACGAGATAGGTCACAACCGGCATGCCGACCGCGATTGCAATCGTCGTCAGCCAGCGGTAGCCGCCGAGCCAGCGCATGAACCAGGCGATGAACACCATGGAGGCGACGTAGAGCCCGATGAACGGCATCGAGCCGACATAGATCGCGGTGGGCACGACGACGCTCATGACCTGGCGCAGCTGTCCCCATTCGGCGAACAGCCGGCCGTCGTCGTCGCGTTGCGCGTTCCACAGGTTGATGGCGCTCGAGGCGACGATGGCGGCGCCGATATAGAAGGGGAAGAAGCCGGCACGCGGGCCTTCCGCGCCCCAGTTGATGCCGGCCTTCAGGCTGCCGAAGATCACGACGAGCCCGAAGACGCCGATCAGCAGCGCCATGCCGATTTCGAGCGTCTTGTGCGCCGGGCCGGACGCGGAGCCGGATCGTTGAGTCATAGGACCTCCAGGCAGAATTGCAGTCTTTCAACGGTCGCGGCAGACGGGAGGACGACCAGCGTCCTCGAGCCGTCGCCGATGTCGCCGGTCAATTCCCCGAGGCGAGGAAGCCGGCTTCTTTCATCAAGTCTTGGTGGCGCTTCTCCTCGGTCTCGATCCACTTGGCGTAGTCGGCCCCGGTCAGGAAGGTCGTATTGAAGGCGCCGCTCTTCATGAAGTCCTGCCATTCCGGCGTGGCGCGGACTTT
This genomic stretch from Bradyrhizobium daqingense harbors:
- a CDS encoding tripartite tricarboxylate transporter TctB family protein produces the protein MTQRSGSASGPAHKTLEIGMALLIGVFGLVVIFGSLKAGINWGAEGPRAGFFPFYIGAAIVASSAINLWNAQRDDDGRLFAEWGQLRQVMSVVVPTAIYVGSMPFIGLYVASMVFIAWFMRWLGGYRWLTTIAIAVGMPVVTYLVFERWFLVPLPKGPIEDWLGL